The following proteins come from a genomic window of Macaca fascicularis isolate 582-1 chromosome 8, T2T-MFA8v1.1:
- the POLR2K gene encoding DNA-directed RNA polymerases I, II, and III subunit RPABC4, with protein sequence MDTQKDVQPPKQQPMIYICGECHTENEIKSRDPIRCRECGYRIMYKKRTKRLVVFDAR encoded by the exons ATGGACACCCAGAAGGACGTTCAACCTCCAAAGCAGCAACCAATGATATATATCTGTGGAG aatgtcacacagaaaatgaaataaaatctaggGATCCAATCAGATGCAGAGAATGTGGATACAGAATAATGTACAAGAAAAGGACTAAAAGAT TGGTTGTTTTTGATGCTCGATGA